The Macaca thibetana thibetana isolate TM-01 chromosome 19, ASM2454274v1, whole genome shotgun sequence genome has a segment encoding these proteins:
- the LOC126941790 gene encoding putative pregnancy-specific beta-1-glycoprotein 7 — MGPLSVPPCTLHITWKELLLTASLLIFWNPPTTAQVTIEAQPAKVSEGKDVLLLVHNLPQNVAGYSWYKGQIMDLHHYITSYVIDTEIIIFGPAYSGRETVYSNASLLIQNVTQKDTGSYTIQITKRGDGTKRVTGHFTLYHGPEVPSIFPSRTDYHSGENLYLSCFADSNPSAEYTWSMHGKFLQSGQELSIPKITTKHTGIYGCSARNSATGSERSTFKMIVVSGKWIPASLAIGF, encoded by the exons ATGGGGCCCCTCTCAGTGCCTCCCTGCACACTGCACATCACCTGGAAGGAGCTCCTGCTCACAG CATCACTTTTAATCTTCTGGAACCCGCCCACCACTGCCCAAGTCACGATCGAAGCACAGCCAGCCAAAGTTTCTGAGGGGAAGGATGTTCTGCTACTTGTCCACAATTTGCCCCAGAATGTTGCTGGCTACAGCTGGTACAAAGGGCAAATAATGGACCTCCACCATTACATTACATCATATGTAATAGACACTGAAATCATTATATTTGGGCCTGCATACAGTGGACGAGAGACAGTATATTCCAATGCATCCCTGCTGATCCAGAATGTCACCCAGAAGGACACAGGATCCTACACCATTCAAATCACAAAGCGAGGTGATGGGACTAAAAGAGTAACTGGACATTTCACTTTATACC ATGGTCCAGAAGTTCCCAGCATTTTTCCTTCACGCACCGATTACCATTCAGGAGAAAACCTCTACTTGTCCTGCTTCGCGGATTCTAACCCATCGGCAGAGTATACTTGGTCGATGCATGGGAAGTTTCTGCAATCAGGACAAGAGCTCTCTATCCCCAAAATTACTACAAAGCATACCGGGATCTATGGTTGCTCTGCTCGTAACTCAGCCACTGGCAGCGAACGTTCCACATTCAAGATGATTGTAGTCTCTGGTAAGTGGATCCCTGCATCACTGGCAATAGGGTTTTAG